One stretch of Pandoraea oxalativorans DNA includes these proteins:
- a CDS encoding nuclear transport factor 2 family protein — translation MTQNTQTTPTPDAVDQQTLDALLAKQACHDLVMRFVMCNDRRDPQGLAALFAEKGVLVRPNGETLVGPAAIAAAYAERPADRLTRRLVGNVLIEVTSATGAMGSSTVLLWSGSAQDVPGPFGRPAQGRQVMGEFEDTFVRTAQGWRIARREARFTFVREAQSTT, via the coding sequence ATGACGCAGAACACGCAAACCACGCCAACACCCGACGCCGTCGACCAGCAAACGCTCGACGCGTTGCTCGCCAAGCAAGCGTGTCACGACCTCGTGATGCGCTTTGTCATGTGCAACGACCGTCGCGATCCGCAGGGACTGGCGGCATTGTTCGCGGAGAAGGGCGTGCTGGTGCGCCCGAACGGCGAGACGCTCGTCGGTCCGGCGGCGATTGCGGCGGCGTACGCCGAGCGTCCGGCAGATCGGTTGACGCGGCGTCTCGTCGGCAATGTGCTGATCGAGGTGACGTCTGCAACGGGCGCGATGGGCAGCAGCACCGTGCTGCTCTGGAGCGGGTCGGCGCAGGACGTGCCGGGACCGTTCGGACGTCCGGCACAGGGGCGTCAGGTGATGGGTGAATTCGAGGACACGTTCGTGCGCACGGCGCAGGGATGGCGCATCGCCCGGCGCGAAGCGCGTTTCACTTTCGTACGCGAGGCACAAAGCACGACGTGA
- a CDS encoding AmpG family muropeptide MFS transporter, giving the protein MTDSLRPDDGRVFHPTRMLICVILGFTSGLPLFILLNLVQAWLRSEHVDLKSIGLFALIQFPYTWKFLWAPLMDRFAPNFLGWKPGRRRGWMFVTQLLVAGAVAIMGTYSPQRDLMTIAALAAALAFFSASLDICLDAYRRELLSDREQGLGTAMHVNAYKVAGLVPGSLALIMADHLPWSQVFFATAAFMLPGIVMTLLVKEPEIRGTPPKTLREAVVEPFHEFVMRGGWSQALLVLAFIFLYKLGDSMATSLATSFYLDLGFTKTQIGVVAKATSLWASVAGGIIGGIWLIKLGINRGLWVFGVLQLVSVLGFAWLAEAGAVVAGLGAVIAFEAFTAGLGTAAFTAYIARTTDPRYTATQFALFTSLASVPRTFANAGTGYIVDGVGWLTFFLICTALAIPGMLLLPKVAPWGADDDGGDGVPAASRM; this is encoded by the coding sequence ATGACCGATTCGCTGCGGCCCGACGACGGGCGCGTCTTCCACCCCACGCGGATGCTTATCTGCGTGATTCTCGGTTTTACCTCGGGCTTGCCGCTCTTCATCCTGCTCAATCTGGTGCAGGCATGGTTGCGCAGCGAGCACGTGGACCTCAAGTCGATCGGCCTGTTTGCGCTGATCCAGTTCCCCTACACGTGGAAATTTCTGTGGGCGCCGCTCATGGACCGCTTCGCGCCCAATTTTCTGGGATGGAAGCCGGGGCGGCGTCGTGGGTGGATGTTCGTCACGCAACTGCTGGTGGCGGGTGCGGTTGCGATCATGGGGACGTATTCGCCGCAGCGCGATCTGATGACGATTGCCGCGCTGGCGGCGGCGCTGGCGTTTTTCAGCGCGAGTCTGGACATTTGTCTGGATGCCTATCGACGCGAGTTGCTCTCCGATCGCGAGCAGGGCCTGGGCACGGCGATGCACGTGAATGCGTACAAGGTGGCGGGTCTGGTGCCGGGATCGCTGGCGCTGATCATGGCGGATCACTTGCCGTGGTCGCAGGTGTTCTTCGCGACGGCGGCGTTCATGCTGCCGGGCATCGTGATGACGCTGCTGGTGAAGGAGCCGGAGATTCGCGGCACGCCGCCGAAGACCTTGCGCGAGGCGGTCGTGGAGCCGTTCCACGAATTCGTGATGCGCGGCGGCTGGTCGCAGGCGTTGCTCGTGCTGGCGTTCATCTTTCTATACAAGCTGGGCGATTCGATGGCGACGTCGCTGGCCACGTCGTTCTATCTGGATCTGGGCTTCACGAAGACGCAGATCGGCGTGGTGGCGAAGGCGACGAGTTTGTGGGCGAGCGTGGCGGGCGGCATCATCGGCGGGATCTGGCTGATCAAGCTGGGCATCAACCGTGGGTTGTGGGTGTTCGGGGTGTTGCAACTGGTGTCGGTGCTGGGCTTCGCGTGGCTGGCCGAGGCCGGTGCGGTGGTCGCGGGACTGGGCGCGGTGATCGCGTTCGAGGCGTTCACGGCGGGGCTGGGAACGGCGGCGTTCACGGCTTACATTGCACGCACGACGGACCCGCGCTACACGGCGACGCAGTTCGCGCTGTTCACGAGTCTGGCGTCCGTGCCGCGCACGTTCGCGAACGCGGGGACGGGCTACATCGTGGACGGCGTCGGC
- a CDS encoding HAD-IA family hydrolase — protein MSSSHVLSRRRRAQRARSEHGTRGPVWLFDLDNTLHRASHAIFPRINRAMTAYIVEKLGVPHDEANLLRSTYTERYGAVLLGLIRHHAIDPHEFLAQVHDLPPLAEVLSAERGIARLVAGLPGRKILLTNAPTHYAMPIVEALGIGRHFERFVSIEDMADRRGWRAKPDPTMLRRLLVREGLAPANTWLVEDTRSHLKHLRHFGIKTVWITGHLPVRNSLGKVMARSGRPHFVDIKVQSLRELRAYLATGAGARHVRGK, from the coding sequence GTGTCTTCTTCTCACGTTCTGAGCCGGCGACGCCGGGCGCAACGCGCTCGTAGCGAGCACGGCACGCGCGGTCCGGTCTGGCTGTTCGATCTGGACAACACGCTGCATCGCGCGTCTCACGCGATCTTTCCGCGCATCAACCGCGCGATGACCGCCTATATCGTCGAGAAGCTGGGCGTGCCGCACGACGAAGCAAACCTCTTGCGCTCGACGTACACCGAGCGCTATGGCGCCGTGCTGCTCGGGCTGATCCGGCATCACGCCATCGACCCGCACGAATTTCTCGCGCAGGTCCACGACCTGCCGCCGCTGGCCGAGGTGCTGAGCGCCGAGCGCGGCATCGCGCGTCTGGTGGCGGGGCTGCCGGGTCGCAAGATATTGCTGACCAACGCGCCGACGCATTACGCCATGCCGATCGTCGAGGCGTTGGGAATCGGCCGTCATTTCGAGCGGTTCGTGAGCATCGAAGACATGGCGGACCGGCGCGGGTGGCGCGCCAAACCCGACCCGACGATGCTGCGCCGTCTGCTCGTGCGCGAGGGGCTCGCGCCCGCGAACACATGGCTTGTCGAGGATACGCGCTCGCACCTGAAGCACCTGCGGCATTTCGGCATCAAGACGGTCTGGATCACGGGGCATCTGCCGGTGAGAAACAGTCTTGGCAAGGTCATGGCGCGAAGTGGCCGCCCACACTTCGTAGATATCAAAGTACAATCTCTGCGCGAGTTAAGGGCGTACCTGGCGACCGGGGCAGGTGCCAGGCATGTGAGGGGCAAGTGA
- a CDS encoding porin, with the protein MKVKHALAAGLLLGAGLAHAQSNVTLYGIIDTGIAYYNNAANGGSFVGEPTLTGKVPSRFGFKGVEDLGGGLKAVFTLENGFQPGTGGLNYGGRLFGRQANVGLSSSWGTVLIGRQNNMTFYVTGNADVMGPSIFSLASIDPYIANARSDSAIGYMGKFSGVTVGATYSFGRDASSAGGPSATNCAGNVAGNYQACKQFTGLLGYDYENFGISASYDQMRGNTGAAAPLTSSNYTDSHSVINAYYKWSTGRVGGGWIHRNVSADAASLRSDIYFIGFTYLPTITWAFDAQAIRYQLKSKANATMLIGRATYSLSKRTSLYGMAGWVANSQNGAVAIAAGGSVVTGGNQFGTMLGIQHTF; encoded by the coding sequence GTGAAAGTGAAACACGCATTGGCCGCTGGCCTGCTGCTGGGTGCAGGCCTGGCGCACGCGCAAAGCAACGTGACGCTGTACGGGATCATCGATACCGGCATCGCCTATTACAACAATGCTGCCAATGGCGGCAGCTTCGTCGGCGAACCGACCCTCACGGGCAAGGTGCCGTCGCGCTTCGGTTTCAAGGGTGTCGAAGACCTGGGCGGCGGTCTCAAGGCCGTCTTCACGTTGGAAAACGGCTTTCAGCCGGGCACCGGCGGTCTGAACTACGGCGGACGTCTGTTCGGTCGTCAGGCCAATGTGGGTCTGTCGAGTTCGTGGGGCACCGTGCTCATCGGCCGTCAGAACAACATGACGTTCTACGTGACGGGCAATGCGGACGTGATGGGACCGTCGATCTTCTCGCTTGCCAGTATCGACCCGTACATCGCCAACGCACGCAGCGACAGCGCCATCGGGTACATGGGCAAGTTCTCCGGCGTGACCGTCGGCGCGACGTACAGCTTCGGGCGCGATGCATCGTCCGCGGGCGGACCATCGGCCACGAACTGCGCGGGTAACGTCGCGGGCAACTATCAAGCTTGTAAGCAATTCACGGGCCTGCTCGGTTACGACTACGAGAACTTCGGCATTTCGGCGTCTTACGACCAGATGCGCGGCAACACCGGCGCCGCCGCACCGCTGACCAGCTCGAACTACACCGATTCGCACTCGGTCATCAACGCGTACTACAAGTGGTCGACGGGGCGCGTGGGTGGTGGCTGGATTCACCGCAACGTGAGCGCCGACGCCGCATCGCTGCGCTCGGACATCTACTTCATCGGCTTCACCTACCTGCCGACGATCACCTGGGCGTTCGACGCACAGGCCATCCGTTACCAGTTGAAGAGTAAGGCTAACGCTACGATGCTCATCGGCCGCGCCACGTACTCGCTCTCCAAGCGTACGTCGCTGTATGGCATGGCGGGCTGGGTGGCGAACAGCCAGAACGGTGCCGTGGCGATTGCTGCAGGCGGGTCGGTGGTCACCGGTGGCAACCAGTTCGGTACGATGCTGGGCATTCAGCACACGTTCTAA
- the metW gene encoding methionine biosynthesis protein MetW, whose translation MSQSTAPANHVTNSAQAAQLAASRHRISASLADRPDFRVIARWIEPSSQVLDLGCSDGSLLRLLTDELDVSGYGVEIDDAGVLASAQRGINVIQQNMEDGLKLFEDQSFDTVILSQTLQTIHRTADILRETVRVGREAIVSFPNFGYWPHRLSVLQGRMPVSKSLPFQWHNTPNVRVLTIRDFEALAPDVGVKILDRAVLHNGRLVSVGANWRGSLAVYRVKRS comes from the coding sequence ATGAGCCAGTCCACCGCACCGGCCAATCACGTGACCAACAGTGCGCAAGCCGCGCAACTGGCGGCGTCGCGTCATCGCATTTCAGCCTCGCTCGCGGATCGTCCCGACTTTCGTGTCATTGCGCGATGGATCGAACCGTCCTCGCAAGTGCTCGATCTCGGTTGTAGCGATGGGTCGTTGCTGCGTCTGCTGACCGACGAACTCGACGTGAGCGGCTATGGTGTCGAGATCGACGACGCGGGCGTACTTGCGTCTGCGCAGCGCGGCATCAATGTCATTCAGCAGAATATGGAAGACGGACTGAAGCTGTTCGAAGATCAGAGCTTCGATACCGTCATTCTGTCGCAGACGTTGCAGACCATTCACCGCACGGCGGACATTCTGCGTGAGACGGTGCGTGTCGGGCGCGAAGCCATCGTGTCGTTCCCGAACTTCGGTTACTGGCCGCACCGGCTGTCGGTGTTGCAGGGACGCATGCCGGTGTCGAAGAGCCTGCCGTTCCAGTGGCACAACACGCCGAACGTGCGTGTGCTGACGATCAGGGACTTCGAAGCGCTGGCGCCGGACGTCGGTGTGAAGATTCTGGATCGCGCGGTCCTGCACAATGGGCGATTGGTCTCGGTGGGCGCGAACTGGCGTGGTAGTCTTGCGGTCTATCGCGTCAAGCGTTCCTGA
- the metX gene encoding homoserine O-succinyltransferase MetX yields MESSIGIVTPQRMHFAEPLALQNGSTLAGYDLMVETYGELNADRSNAVLVCHALNASHHVAGIAADNPKDIGWWDNMVGPGKPLDTNRFFVIGVNNLGSCFGSTGPMSLDEATGTPYGARFPVVTVEDWVNAQARVADAFGIRKFAAVMGGSLGGMQALAWSIMYPDRVGHCLVIASTPKLSAQNIAFNEVARSAILSDPDFHGGDYYAHGVVPRRGLRVARMIGHITYLSDEDMATKFGRALRRAEALVDEVKDGSGSSNGNGKDDGYRFSFDVEFEVESYLRYQGDKFAEYFDANTYLLITRALDYFDPARTVGGDLAKALSHTSAKYLIVSFATDWRFAPARSREIVKALLDTRRTVSYAEIDAPHGHDAFLLTDARYHNLVRAYYERIAQEVGV; encoded by the coding sequence ATGGAATCTTCAATCGGAATCGTCACGCCGCAGCGGATGCATTTCGCTGAGCCGTTGGCACTGCAAAACGGCAGTACTCTCGCGGGCTACGACCTGATGGTCGAGACCTATGGCGAGCTCAATGCCGATCGCAGCAATGCCGTGCTGGTGTGTCACGCGCTCAACGCGTCGCATCACGTGGCAGGCATTGCCGCCGACAACCCCAAGGACATCGGCTGGTGGGACAACATGGTCGGTCCGGGCAAGCCGCTCGATACCAATCGTTTCTTCGTCATCGGTGTGAACAATCTCGGCTCGTGCTTCGGCTCGACAGGGCCGATGAGCCTCGACGAAGCCACCGGCACGCCGTACGGCGCACGCTTCCCTGTCGTGACGGTCGAAGACTGGGTCAATGCACAGGCCCGCGTGGCCGACGCCTTCGGCATCCGCAAGTTCGCCGCCGTGATGGGCGGCAGTCTGGGCGGCATGCAGGCGCTGGCGTGGAGCATCATGTACCCCGATCGCGTGGGGCACTGTCTGGTGATTGCCTCCACGCCCAAGCTCTCGGCACAGAACATCGCTTTCAACGAGGTCGCACGCTCGGCCATCCTCTCCGATCCCGATTTCCACGGCGGCGACTATTACGCGCACGGTGTGGTGCCGCGTCGCGGCTTGCGCGTGGCGCGCATGATCGGGCACATCACCTATCTGTCCGACGAGGACATGGCGACCAAGTTCGGCCGCGCGCTGCGCCGCGCCGAAGCGCTGGTCGACGAGGTGAAAGACGGCAGCGGCAGCAGCAATGGCAACGGTAAGGACGACGGCTACCGCTTCAGCTTCGACGTGGAGTTCGAAGTGGAGTCGTACCTGCGGTATCAGGGCGACAAGTTCGCCGAGTACTTCGACGCCAACACCTACTTGCTGATCACGCGCGCGCTCGATTACTTCGACCCGGCGCGCACGGTCGGTGGCGATCTGGCGAAGGCGTTGTCGCACACGTCCGCCAAGTATCTGATCGTGTCCTTCGCGACCGACTGGCGTTTCGCCCCGGCGCGCTCGCGCGAGATCGTCAAGGCGTTGCTCGACACGCGTCGCACCGTGAGCTATGCCGAGATCGACGCCCCGCACGGTCACGACGCCTTCCTGCTTACCGATGCGCGCTATCACAATCTGGTGCGCGCCTACTACGAACGTATCGCTCAGGAGGTCGGCGTATGA
- a CDS encoding MFS transporter yields MTQPMAPSATLAEGLGVRARRIAVPSILLGTFLGNLDASIANVALPTIARDLVADPASTVWVVNAYQLIFAMAVLPLAALGEKLGYRRVFLFGVAGFTLASLGCALAPSLSWLVAARVAQGLCGACMSTIVPALLRMVFPPHMGGRAISLLALTVALSTAAGPSVAAVILTLGDWRWLFAINLPIGLVALGASYRFLPRTPGAERRIDVPGALLNAATLALIIIGLGHVGEAGHHGVAALQIVLGLGVATVLVRHQRSRRTPLLPLDLMRVPVLALSSLTSVACYMAQTLAYVGMPFLLQHTFARSEAATGLLITPWPLVIVFIAPLAGRLSDRFDSARLSALGLGVFAVGLASLAWLPAHASDWGIAWRMVICGVGFGFFQTPNNRIIMMGAPRERSGAASGLMTIARTVGMTLGAAVVALLFDLYGERGAHAAMVSATILAALGGGVSLLRVRAKARAG; encoded by the coding sequence ATGACCCAACCGATGGCACCCTCCGCGACGCTGGCCGAAGGCCTTGGCGTGCGCGCGCGCCGTATTGCCGTGCCATCCATTCTGCTGGGCACCTTTCTCGGCAATCTCGATGCGTCGATCGCCAATGTGGCATTGCCGACCATCGCGCGCGATCTTGTCGCCGATCCCGCCTCGACGGTGTGGGTCGTCAACGCTTACCAACTCATTTTTGCGATGGCCGTGCTGCCGCTGGCAGCGCTGGGCGAAAAGCTCGGCTATCGGCGTGTGTTCCTGTTCGGCGTGGCTGGCTTCACGCTGGCGTCGCTTGGCTGTGCGCTCGCGCCCTCGCTTTCGTGGCTCGTCGCGGCGCGTGTGGCGCAGGGGCTCTGCGGTGCGTGTATGTCGACCATCGTCCCCGCCTTGCTGCGTATGGTGTTTCCGCCGCACATGGGCGGCCGCGCGATCTCGCTACTGGCGCTGACCGTCGCACTGTCGACGGCGGCCGGGCCGAGCGTGGCAGCGGTCATTCTCACCCTGGGCGACTGGCGCTGGCTGTTCGCCATCAATCTGCCCATCGGGCTGGTCGCGCTGGGCGCGTCGTACCGGTTCCTGCCCCGCACGCCGGGGGCCGAGCGTCGCATCGACGTGCCCGGCGCGTTGCTCAACGCCGCGACGCTCGCGCTCATCATCATCGGACTCGGTCATGTGGGTGAGGCGGGGCACCACGGTGTCGCCGCGTTGCAGATCGTGTTGGGGCTGGGCGTGGCGACGGTGCTTGTGCGGCATCAGCGCAGTCGTCGGACACCCCTGCTGCCGCTCGATCTCATGCGGGTGCCGGTGCTGGCGTTGTCGTCGCTGACATCCGTCGCCTGTTATATGGCCCAGACGCTGGCGTACGTCGGCATGCCGTTTCTGTTGCAGCACACGTTCGCGCGCAGTGAGGCGGCGACCGGCTTGTTGATTACGCCGTGGCCGCTGGTGATCGTGTTCATCGCGCCGCTCGCGGGTCGGCTGTCGGATCGCTTCGACAGCGCGCGCCTGAGTGCGCTGGGACTGGGGGTGTTCGCGGTGGGGCTGGCGTCGCTGGCGTGGCTGCCTGCGCACGCCAGCGACTGGGGCATCGCCTGGCGCATGGTGATCTGCGGGGTGGGCTTCGGCTTCTTCCAGACGCCCAACAACCGCATCATCATGATGGGCGCGCCGCGCGAGCGCAGCGGCGCGGCGAGCGGTTTGATGACGATTGCCCGGACTGTCGGGATGACGCTCGGGGCGGCCGTGGTGGCGCTGCTGTTCGACCTCTATGGCGAGCGCGGTGCGCACGCGGCGATGGTGAGCGCGACGATACTCGCGGCACTGGGCGGTGGCGTCAGCCTGCTGCGGGTGCGGGCGAAGGCGCGCGCGGGCTGA
- a CDS encoding alpha/beta fold hydrolase, which translates to MSQARPPLLLLPGLLCDQAAWAATAALLPEFDCRVPAWGALDTIGAMAEHVLATTPEPRFALAGHSMGGRVALEVVRRAPQRVSHLALLDTGYQALPDGEAAEKERSGRAALLAHAREAGMRAMGQVWATGMVHPDQIGAPLFDAILDMIERSNPDQFAAQIHALLGRPEATAQLSDVHCPTLVLCGRQDTWSPLARHEIMAGLIPGAVLNVAEHSGHMSPMERPEAVAAAMRAWLSLPSTEGVTS; encoded by the coding sequence ATGAGCCAGGCACGTCCTCCGTTGTTGTTGCTCCCCGGCCTGCTCTGCGATCAGGCGGCGTGGGCCGCTACTGCCGCGTTGCTGCCGGAATTCGATTGCCGCGTGCCCGCATGGGGCGCGCTCGACACCATCGGCGCGATGGCCGAGCACGTGCTGGCCACCACGCCGGAGCCGCGCTTCGCGCTAGCCGGACATTCGATGGGCGGGCGCGTCGCGCTCGAAGTCGTGCGCCGTGCGCCGCAGCGCGTGAGCCATCTCGCATTGCTCGACACCGGCTATCAGGCGTTGCCCGACGGTGAAGCCGCCGAGAAGGAGCGCAGCGGTCGCGCTGCGTTGCTCGCCCATGCGCGTGAAGCGGGCATGCGCGCGATGGGGCAGGTCTGGGCAACGGGCATGGTGCATCCCGACCAGATCGGCGCGCCGCTGTTCGACGCCATTCTCGACATGATCGAGCGCAGCAACCCCGATCAGTTCGCAGCGCAGATCCATGCGCTGCTGGGCCGTCCGGAGGCCACCGCGCAACTGAGCGACGTGCATTGCCCGACGCTTGTGTTGTGTGGACGACAAGACACGTGGAGCCCGCTCGCGCGTCACGAAATCATGGCCGGGCTGATCCCGGGCGCGGTGCTGAACGTGGCGGAGCACAGCGGCCATATGAGTCCGATGGAACGTCCTGAAGCCGTAGCCGCCGCCATGCGCGCGTGGTTGTCGTTGCCGTCGACCGAAGGGGTCACGTCATGA
- the slmA gene encoding nucleoid occlusion factor SlmA, with protein MQQENSSNGAGFGTADALEAMPTPAPVKTTRPKPGERRVQVLQTLAAMLETPKGEKITTAALAARLDVSEAALYRHFASKAQMFEGLIEFIEQTIFGLINQISAQDQDGVTQARAIVLMLLGFAEKNPGMTRVLTGEALVGEHERLQERMNQLLDRIEASLRQVLRLAAAQGTLPETFDANSRANLLVSYVLGRWHRFAKSGFKRSPAEGAEPQVAALLR; from the coding sequence ATGCAGCAGGAAAACTCTTCGAACGGCGCCGGTTTCGGCACCGCCGACGCGCTGGAGGCCATGCCCACGCCCGCGCCGGTGAAGACCACCCGTCCCAAACCGGGCGAGCGCCGCGTGCAGGTGTTGCAGACCCTCGCGGCCATGCTTGAGACGCCCAAGGGCGAGAAGATCACCACGGCCGCCCTCGCGGCGCGCCTCGATGTCTCCGAAGCGGCGCTCTATCGCCACTTCGCGAGCAAGGCCCAGATGTTCGAAGGCCTGATCGAATTCATCGAGCAGACCATCTTCGGCCTGATCAACCAGATTTCCGCACAGGATCAGGACGGCGTGACGCAAGCGCGCGCCATCGTGCTGATGCTGCTCGGTTTCGCCGAGAAGAACCCCGGCATGACGCGTGTGCTGACCGGTGAAGCACTGGTTGGCGAACACGAACGTCTGCAAGAGCGCATGAACCAGTTGCTCGACCGCATCGAAGCGTCGCTGCGTCAGGTGCTGCGTCTGGCGGCGGCGCAAGGCACGCTGCCCGAGACGTTCGACGCGAACTCGCGCGCCAACCTGCTCGTCTCGTACGTGCTCGGCCGCTGGCATCGTTTCGCCAAGAGCGGCTTCAAGCGCTCGCCGGCCGAAGGCGCCGAGCCGCAAGTGGCCGCATTGCTGCGCTGA